Part of the Impatiens glandulifera chromosome 8, dImpGla2.1, whole genome shotgun sequence genome is shown below.
ATATAGGAGGCGCATTTGGCCAACAAATTAATCATTTTCATTACTCTTATCCCCATTTTCATTATAAGCAAAACAATAATGTTTTTTGAATATACCCTCTATTTGACTTTAGGCGGCGAGTTTTGGCCGATCGCTTACTCAAAAGTTCAATTTCATCATTCCTTACTTATTGTAACAACATCCTAATCAATTTCATGTGTAATTAGCGTGTTTAAAGAATTTCATGAATGATTTAAAAACATCAGAGATCATAAATggtttttctattaaattaaacatGTGTTATATATGAATAGtagtataaaaataagaataatttaaagCAATAGTTGGCAGTATATTATAGATATGGAGAGAGATTTGAGAATCTTATcatatctaattattaatatattttagaaacaCTCATTATTTTGAGGGCCGGCAATAGATTTGATCCAATATTTAATGATGCGATCAGAGCACGTCGTGTATATATagattgagaaaaaatattaatattatatgattaatgGGTGTATTTTTGTACGgaaaatggatttaaaaaaaatatttatatctataaaaacatgtaaaacaTTTATTCCAAATGAAAAATCtgtgttaaaatatttttaagtttcaaACTGATAAGATGGTTTCATTAATCTATTAtcactaatctatatatatagtaatgcttaatttttaaagtgtccggattgaaaggtcgagagctgtgattaatttggataggtcgaattgtaggttgacccgcccataaacttaaaacggttaataataaatttaaaaatgctataggtatggtttgaacttgcaacttaacaaaaacaattacaactttttaatcaactaggctaataacaatttatattttaaattcaacccaaaatttgataaacgcgtgacattttaacaatataagttcaactttttaactaactaatctatatatataatgatgcttaatttttaaagtgtccggatttctggGTCGACAGctatagttaatttggatatatgtgagagtaaatggatactttggtcggattgtgggttgacccgcccataaacttaaaacagctaaaaataaaattaaaaatgttttaggtATGGTTCGatcttgcaacttaacaaaacaagtataacattttaaccaactaggctaataacactttatatttttaattcaacccaaaatttgataaacgcgtgacattttaacaatataagttcaactttctaatctatatatatataatgatgcttaatttttaaagtgtccggattgccgggtcgagagctatgattaatttggatatatgtgagagtaatgaatacttgtgtcggattgtgggttgacccgcccataaaaattttaccgtaatattttttcacggttttttatattattactcgtgtaaatgcacggaatacatgctagttgaattaatgataataaaatatgtaacaatcaaagtcaaataaattgttggagatatatattcaatttaaataaataaaaaatttcactaAATTCAACATTACAAATATCAAGTAGACTAGAGTGAACACATGCACAAAGTCGTTGTAGGGTGcacattaaataattaagaatataattaaataacatagCCTTTTTTGTGTGTTTGTTGAACATTTTTTAACTGCACAAAAAAAATCTAccataagtttttttaaattggataaaaattgatttattttttcacttaaaaatgtttaatataatctaattataattttcatattaaatataaataaaattatttgtcttTTGATAACTTttaagctatatatatattatatttttaattattttaataatttatttatatatttattattaataattttaaattataaaaaactagCATAACCAACCATTTTATCTAGTTTAagatatttctaataaaaaaatcatataaaatcatataaattaacttTGTATAACTCGTTACTttaccaaacaaataaaattcaGTTAAAAACAGAGGaatactaaaaaaaacaaataaaaagcaAAGAGTCAAAATTACCCATcatatttgaacaaaataaatacattaataagtTGATAACTGGTCCTAACattcattgaaaaaaaaaaaaatatgatagaaTAAAACACTACTTTTCTAATGCAGACGGTCTACTCATGAGTTAGTCAAGCCTGGTTcggataaatattttttttaaataataattagggataattttgagaatgtcttaatatttttaagtaaaatgattggaagagtattaatataaaaaaataaaataaaaaatattttaatattttaattataatgtaatataatatagaaGGAgtgaaaagttattttttttatattttattctaataacTCAAATCAAAACCTACCTTATTTTCAAAATGCAGAATTGCGGTCAACTTCGGCACACTAAATTATACAAAACTTTGAATACTAAAAGCttccttattttattaaatttttatataaaatttaaatatatatttatatattaaataaatattaatattaattcataaattcatacccctgatatatatatatacattattattttttctattaaaattaataatttaactagaGCTTCTTTGGgctcaaaaaatatttaaaaaatattattttttataaatatttataaaaattgtaaagtaataaaaaaaaataatcaaatcacagaaaaaaaatgataatttatttttttcaaacattggaaaatatttaagttttcaaataaccttatatttgatatatttaaatttatttgaaaaaaaatgtgacaACTAATTAAGTTAACCATTTAGCAGCGCAGGACCTTAGGGTTAATACTCATCATTTATTATTGCTAGGTTAGAAGAATGGATAAAAAATGAGagaacggattaagtatgtagcctgcaaacacacttatttatttaacattaaccATTTAATTAGGCGCGGAATTTTCTGTCTAACGGACTCGAACCCAGAAATTTAGGGTCAGTATTCACcgcttattttttaaatttattaaagcATTGTAtttgacattttatttattcaagcTACAAGTATCACAAAATGTCAAGTGGTTCTTAAAACACAAAGATCACTGAGTTGTGAGGTCTTATAAGTTTTGTACATTAAATCACTATATAATCttgttaaatattgaaaatttaagcttaattaattaactattaatattattattatatatatatataaagttttttcaCATAAGCAAACTATGGAGTTGCAATTGAAAATCTTTTAGCCAGTCAATGCATTGAAGATTTGCGATCTATTTATTTAGGATGACACAATTCATTGTGAAAGTTGTTTATAGATTACTCCTTGaactatttttatataaaattttgacatttttttcatcaattgGTTAACTGGTCATGTCTCTCtcttcttaaattttttttaaaatatgaatacatTACTTATAAGTATAGGTTGAAGTTAAcccaataatataattttaagttaaaaaaaaaaaaaaattgttcataaGATATCAAAGTTATATGtttattctcatttaaaatatcttaagttAGAATAAGTGGTATAACTATAAAGAACATGCTAGTgtcctaacttaaataaaatattatataataaaatgtaaaatcaaACCTAGAAAGTTAGTTTGTtccaaatttatcattttttatgggtattcaacttattattatttaatcaaccATCATCATATATCAATCACCTTGTCATCGGTTAATAATTCTAAATCAACTTGAGAATTATCAATTTCTAAGTAGTTTGTCTTTGCCCTTCTTCTTCCTACTAggggaatttgatcaaataacctcaaagatgaggttatttgatctgatggtaatttattaattttattgcgctcgtggtgattttgttttttttggacgattttgcccttgtcgcgaaacgctaagtgacttagcgtttcgctaagtggattaggtttagtataaatactctaatttttcatttctttcattttctttctctctcttcttttgttctctctttcacggcggcgACGGCGGCGACGAAGGCGACGGTGCTTATGCAGATACAGATTTGATTCATATTCAAACCTGGGTATTTAGGCGACGGTGCGGTGTTTAGGCGACGATGcttcttttcttcattttttcaaaccctaaccttaaacctattgttatataaaataacatgttcttatttggttcatattggtttatattttgtatttgattcatattggttcatatttgtggttcatattggttcatatacGTCGATGATaatatttgcagataatctcggatcatatgggttccgtttcagggaagtttCTCCAAgaacttaccgtttcgctaagtgcttgtcgtttcgctaagtgcttaccgtttcgctaagtgcttatcgtttcgctaagtgcttaccgtttcgctaagtgcttaccgtttcgctaaagACTTTTCGTTTGGTGAATTGTGATACACTATTTGATATTCAATTATGTTAAAACTACATATATAAACATGAGTTGTCttagctcagttggtagagTGCATTTCTTTTAAGTATGTGGTTGTGGGTTCGATTCCCACAGACgatgtttttatgtttgtttttttttacttttgcataaatgaaatattattgaaagaaatgaaacaaaagcaAATCAaacattcattaacaaatatCCAAAGAAAGTAGTTcactttttacatattattattttcttaattagaattaatttattttattgaagtaATCTTCGGTCCTACTCTTGAATCCAATTTGTCCAAAAGTCAATGCCAAGAACAATCTCATGTGCCAAGTGAGAGCAGGGCCAGTTGGGAAGTGAGCAAGCTCAGTCCCAATGCTGGAAAAGAAGAGTCCGGTCAAACTGTTGTCGTTGATCGCCGGAATACTGGAAGGTGCTAACCATCCGATCAACCCAAACCCAATCACGTTCAGATCTTTCCAATCCCTCTCGAAActacaatcaatcaaacaaacaaatttcaattctattcttattttcttacattaCATACATAAATGATACATAACATGTAAGCTTTTCACCTGAGGCTTTTGCAACCATCAAAGGGTTTATGGCTTTAACTGGAGCCTTTAGGAATCCTGAGCTCAGTCTCACCTTAGCGAAATGCTGAGCACTTAGAGAAACGATAAGTCCTTGGATAAACATAACCATTTATCTACAAATGAGAATTTGATttatgcaaaagtaaaaaaaaaaaaacaaacataaaaacacCGTCTGTGGGAATCGAACCCACGACCACATACTTAAAAGAAACGCActctaccaactgagctaaGACAACTCATGTTTGTGTATGTAGTTTTAACATAATTGAATATCAAATAGTGTATCACAATTCACCAAACGaaaagtccttagcgaaacggtaagcacttagcgaaacgataagcacttagcgaaacggcaagcacttagcgaaacggtaaacacttagcgaaacggtaagttcTTGGAGaaacttccctgaaacggaacccatatgatccgagattatctgcaaatattATCATCGACgtatatgaaccaatatgaaccacaaatatgaaccaatatgaatcaaataccaaatataaaccaatatgaaccaaataagaacaggttattttatataacaatagGTTTAaagttagggtttgaaaaaatgaagaaaagaagCACCGTCGCCTAAACACCGCACCGTCGCCTAAATACCCAGGTTTGAATATGAATCAAATCTGTATCTGCATAAGCACCGTCGCCTTCGTCGCCGCCGTTGCCGCCGTcgccgccgtgaaagagagaacaaaagaagagagagaaagaaaatgaaagaaatgaaaaattatagtatttatactaaacctaatccacttagcgaaacgctaagtcacttagcgtttcgcgacaaggacaaaatcgtccaaaaaaaataaaattaccacgagcgcaataaaattaataaattaccatcagatcaaataacctcatctttgaggttatttgatcaaatttccctccTACTAAGTTTCTCAATTATGTCACATTCAAGTCTATAAtatattctttcaaattttaatttaatctttattttatttgattgctCTAAGATTACTCTTTATTGTGAATACTTTTCTTAATAGTCTTCCAATATTTAAGAGGAGACTTTTGACTAGTTCACACAATGTACCACCACATGAAACTAATTACAACACATGATGTTCCCTATTCTAAAAGCAACATATTTTAACATGTACCCTATATTTTAAAAGCATCCACTAACCTCCTTGTTTATCtaaccaaaataatataaaaagaaccATTAAATTGTTTAGGTCACGCACATACCATATCTCAATAATCggttattataatataattatcaataagacccactaacatttttttttgttgaaatttatttgatttgatgcaTGCTCAATTCTTCATGTTCCAATTACAAAAACtcaatatacatatatatgtaacatattacaaaaattatttgtattttattatctCTCTATCTTTCTTCTCTTATCTTCTTTTTCCCATCTTTCTTCTCTTATCTTCTATTATCTTCTTTTCTATTTATTCCCtcgtttatatttttattaaaacaaaatttcaatattaaaattttaatattaaaaaaatcttatatttcaattcaaaatatttaatcatatacttaattacaaataatttaaattttacatattattttatttaatattatacaatattttaataaactattataacttatttttcttattcaaataataagtgatcacaattcaaataaaataaaaaagttgatacattatttaataaatttaaatttattttattacttattggttagtttcttaattataattttgttaattaaatttcaaatattttttattactcaGTTTacacttatataaataatttaaaattatatatattattattaatatatctacacataatttatataattttaaaatatatttattaattgataatttacaaaatttaataattattaaaaatatattatattaatatacgtaaaattatatatatttatatttataaaataaagtaaagtaaTGAATAGATTTTATGTGAAAATGAgtaaatgaaatttaattaataatttagaaaaaaatatataggtattttaagattttgaatgaaaaaatgggtataattgaaaaaaaatatttgaaaagtcTCTTTAGGAGTGATGTGACTTCACAATGATTTGATAATGATTTTGTAAAACTTTTTAGCTGTTGTGAAAATTGTTAGGCTCAATAACTCGGTTTTTATTTCTGGATTGAAATTTAAATCTTGGTATTATATaacacaattaaattaaaatggtatAAAAGAAGGGTTAACGTGAAATGGAATCAAAATCAATGATCTAAAAAGGAAGAGTGTGAAAAAAAAgtgagaaatgaaaaaaaataaaaataaaaaaagcatATTTTCAAGACAATAATAACCAAACTTCTAACATTTTTCTCGTATTGTGTTGGTAAAACTTATCCCTTGAATTGTGGATTCCAGCAATGAAAGTTTGTATCAGATCGATTGAGGAATGGGTGGAAGAGGTTAAAGTTGGTACGGATGGAGTCGGAGATTAACCGACGTATTTTGACGAAAAATTACATGAGTTATACGGCGCTAAAATGAAACAATGTTCCTGGGTTTGAAATAACCTTTCTATACCAAAATTTTTTAGTTAGATTTTCGGGCAAATCGTTCGTTTGGATCGGACTTTTGCCCGTTCGAAAGGTACccgtattttattttaatgatttacgtaatctattttattttagtatataatatttttatttttgtttaaattaatatgtttaatttaaactatatattatatttataaaattaaatgaagataaaatgtgtgtaattttaatatttataaatgtattttatttaattttaattgtttaattaattaaatattattaattttaattatatatattagatttataaaatgaattaattaatgagtttaatgaagaaaatgtgTATTTAAGTATAATTAACAAGTTTAGATAGAGAAATTTGAGTATtttgggaagaaaaaaaatataaatgtgagttataattgaaaaataaatgtgaaaatTGGTAGATTTGAATGACCCTAAATTTACAGCGACAAGTTCTAAGAGCATCTAAAAAACCCATATATATTTCCACCATTTTAAGAGTATCACTATTCATTTAcaccattttatttttcaaaaatggctcgaattttttttaataacttttaatttttatacatataaattaatccttcaacttatattttttttacttttaagatataaaattataatattttttaaatgtataattaaattattatatttattatacttaaaaatttATCTAGCTTCCTAAGTCCCGTTCGCCCCTATGACAGCACTTGCAAGGATACAGAATTGCTTAACCCAATTAAATGTCAAAGATATAACTCCTGATGATAAGCAAGAACTTTATGAGGCTCTAGGGCGCTTTAACCGGATGCAAAAAGACTCAGCGAGTGAACTAGGTTGTTTTTTCCTTCTCGAGCTTCTATTTCTTCCGGGAACGAATAAGGCGTAAACCATgtcaaacttatatttttacgttatatttgataacttaaattttataaattataaattttatctgTGGGAAGAGTACACTAATTCCGAGAATTGATACATTGTTTATGTTATGTGTATGTGTACcaagtgtttttttattaataatgtttgttttaatataatatgtttgtttatttaaatgtattattgatttattttgttgtttatgaattattgatatatatatttaattttattttaatattattaaatgaatggggaagattggggttaaatatgtaaagtttataaatatatatataatattaataaggttaaaaagttagtgtaagaaaggaataatctaaaaatattcttttagatTTGGAAATGAGTTTTGGGGCaggagatgaattactgtttgatgtgacatttactgcattttgggtttgagaatgagtttgtgGGTTAAAGATGGTGTAAGGAAGTTTATTTGATGTTtggttatttaagatttttgaaaaaaatcacataaaacTAGTTATTAAAGAAGATATTTGATGGGAAAATCAATGGAAATTTGACATTTGCATtgataattgaataataaaaaattattgattacatttaataataattaattaatgttacaattattaataagttaaaaaacaacaacaatacAACGCATGACAaaccatttaatttttttaattgagtcaattgaatataatttatatagtcTATGGAGAGTTGATAAGCATTACAactgtttaatatatattaaaaagaacatGCATAGTATGTTTTATCACATTTTAAGGGtcttgattatttaaaattctaaattaaagtagtcaataaatgattatattttatatatatagaaagagaaagagtAGGCAAAGttggaaaattatattttgctTACATCACCTAACGCAATCATGTTAAATGAACATTAAACGATCTTTTTACCGACGCTTTTGTTTTCCTATAAATACCCACTTCTAGTGGAACAATCAAACTACTTCCCTTTTGCTCTTtatttcactttcttctttctttttctataTTAACAATCAAATGTGGAAGCTTAAGGTCGCCGAGGGAAGTGGACCATGGCTGTTTAGCACCAACAATTTCGTCGGCCGGCAGATATGGGAGTTTGATCCAGCCGCCGGCTCGCCGGAGGAAAGGGCCGAGGTTGAAAAGGCGTGTATTGACTATTCTAAAGGCCTTCCCTCCGGCGATGTCCTTATGAGACTTCAGGTACACATTTTTTCTTCGATAATATAATATGAACTAGAAACTCCACCATGGTGGCGTGGTTAGTTGAAAGAGTCGTCTTACAAGACAAAAATGTTTAGGTTGTTGTGGAGTGTTATGTTagttaaatcatttaaaaaacagAATAATCATTCAAATTTTGGTGATGAAAACCATATAAAACAGTATAAAAAAAAGGTTGTCCACCGTTTTCTGTCCAcagtttttgacaaattttaatatatttatttgtttatagaaaaaataattgacaAATGTAAAAGTCTCAAATAAATAACATGACACATGCTCATGGTGTGGATTGATATAGTTGGTGGAGCATGAGtatattttaagataatataaaactatatattattttttgttatctTCATAAATACCCAttcctaataaaatatttgatcaaatatatatattgtgcaatacaattattatttcaaGTTATACtctctttaaataattcaggattaattaaaaattgtcCTAAATTGCAGCTTAAGGAGGAAAACAAGCACATCGATTTGAGTATACCACCCGTGAGACTCGGAGACAACGAGGAGGTGACCTACGAAGCAACCACAACCGCTTTAAGGAAAGGCGTTCGATTGAACTGTGCGATCCAAGGCAAAGATGGACATTGGCCGGCTGAGAATTCCGGCCAACATTTTTTCACCCCTCCATTGGTGAGCctagttaattaattacaattaactaaatattaattgtgtgattaattaattaattaaaataaaaattgaatatttgatGTAGATATTCATTCTGCACATAAGTGGAACAATCAACTCTGTCCTAACCCCACAACACAAGTTCGAGATGATTCGATATCTCTACAACCACCaagtaatttaaataattatttttttatttaaatatttttattaaaaattctaatatttttttaattttgaattaaagaaTAAAGATGGTGGATGGGGATTTTACATAACGGGTCATAGCACCATGATGGGCTCAGTTCTGAACTACATAATGTTGCGTTTACTGGGCGTAGGGCCCGATGGAGGAAATGGGGCCATGACCAGAGGCCGTCAATGGATTCTCGATCATGGTGGGGCCACCGGAATACCCTCTTGGGGGAAGACTTACCTTGcggtaattatttaatttttttattttttataatatttcagtTACAACTAGGGCGGCAATTTAGGGTGGAGAATGTATTCAATGTACTTGCAgcgtttttattttatatattttttaatatcatccctATTCCGTTCGGAGATTCCTTTCGAGGAGTCGAGAAcaccatttataaaaatatttttttaaaaaataaaaaattatataaacaaattttttaatataatatatattgtattatattaaaattttatattattataaataaataaatttaccatttttatacaatataatgaataaataaatataaaggtgattttatatttaattatatttatagtgtttgGGTATAAATCGGTGTGAGATCGGGAAAgaggacacaaatatcatcctcGTCCCATTCCCGTTCGGTTTCAGGGAAAAACCGCCCAAACGAGACAATTCATTTCGATTACCACAGGGCGATTTTAAATTGTCACCCTTAGTTACAACGATTGTCAATATCAATTATCCAGTTAAAGgcaatttttttagtttaactGATAGTTGATTGAGGATGGGACTTTATGATATTTGTATTTCTATCTCGATTTTGTACCGATCTCATTGGCcacaaacattaaaaaaaacatatttaaatatataacattatcgatttatgtatattttatattttataagagttttaaatttttattataatatatttatcgcTCAATTTGTGATGGCAGGTTCTTGGAGTTTATGATTGGGAAGGCTGCAACCCGATGCCTCCAGAGTTCTGGCTTTTCCCTTCGTTTTTTCCATACCATCCCGGTAAAAACACACAAtcaatgttaaattaattttctaattgttacatattgatcaattcaat
Proteins encoded:
- the LOC124912684 gene encoding photosystem I subunit O-like; this encodes MVMFIQGLIVSLSAQHFAKVRLSSGFLKAPVKAINPLMVAKASGEKLTCYVSFIFERDWKDLNVIGFGLIGWLAPSSIPAINDNSLTGLFFSSIGTELAHFPTGPALTWHMRLFLALTFGQIGFKSRTEDYFNKIN